In Amycolatopsis jiangsuensis, the following proteins share a genomic window:
- a CDS encoding AIM24 family protein, whose translation MRVHTRHTPGFGVARVMLAPGEAVQSATETMLASSFGVVESAPARGGRKTGRTVFTAPSGGGWVDLAPSGPGDVYPLELTGGTGWSVHREAVLARPGSVRHDPAWAPLQQLFGSDSGFLEHYSGTGPLVLTTPGPVDSFTLSPREVVTVRPEYVLAYPDTLQVRLRAVDPSGPQSLRTGEGLVLDFAGPGTVLVQARSRRVPKG comes from the coding sequence ATGCGGGTGCACACCAGACACACTCCCGGGTTCGGCGTGGCCAGGGTCATGCTGGCGCCGGGAGAGGCCGTGCAGTCGGCCACCGAGACGATGCTGGCGAGCAGCTTCGGCGTGGTCGAGTCCGCGCCGGCCCGCGGCGGACGCAAGACCGGCCGGACGGTGTTCACCGCGCCGTCCGGCGGCGGCTGGGTGGACCTCGCCCCGAGCGGTCCCGGCGACGTCTACCCGCTCGAACTGACCGGCGGCACCGGGTGGTCGGTGCACCGCGAAGCGGTCCTCGCGCGGCCCGGCTCGGTGCGCCACGACCCGGCATGGGCGCCGCTGCAGCAGCTCTTCGGCTCGGACTCCGGGTTCCTCGAGCACTACAGCGGCACCGGGCCGCTCGTGCTGACCACACCCGGTCCGGTGGATTCGTTCACGCTTTCGCCGCGCGAGGTGGTGACCGTGCGGCCGGAGTACGTGCTGGCGTATCCGGACACCCTGCAGGTCCGGCTGCGCGCGGTCGACCCGAGCGGTCCGCAGTCCCTGCGCACCGGCGAAGGACTGGTCCTCGACTTCGCCGGTCCGGGCACCGTTCTGGTCCAGGCACGCAGCAGGCGGGTCCCGAAGGGGTAG
- a CDS encoding cold-shock protein, with product MAVGTVKWFNSEKGYGFIESPEGPDVFVHYSAIQAEGFRTLDEGDRVEFEVQSGRDGRSQAADVRKVS from the coding sequence GTGGCTGTCGGCACCGTCAAGTGGTTCAACTCGGAAAAGGGCTACGGATTCATCGAATCCCCCGAAGGGCCGGACGTGTTCGTGCATTATTCGGCCATCCAGGCCGAGGGTTTCCGCACGCTCGACGAAGGCGACCGGGTGGAGTTCGAGGTCCAGTCCGGCCGCGACGGCCGCAGCCAGGCCGCGGACGTCCGCAAGGTGTCCTGA
- a CDS encoding serine/threonine-protein kinase: MTGDVSGDLTGRRLGNYRIDSVLGKGGMSVTYQATDVRLGRKVALKVIGDHLGTDAEFRERFVDEARNTSAIDHANVVPLYDFGELDGMLYIAMRMVDGGDLAGLVSGGPIAPSRALTLLDQVADALDTLHNHGLVHLDVKPANVLVTSRETSREHVYVADFGLTRRGATGHRTRGGDFLGSPTYAAPEHLRGEPLDGRTDQYALTCVLFACLTGNPPFRGDVPTVIKGHLGGEPPSVSRAVALPPAVDEVIRKGMAKNPTDRYPNCVAMIAAARVALGPLAGSDTPPGPAGQHPPVEPAGGPPVAAGFAAPGGSGQPGGPGQPGGPVQSAGSVQSGGPAQPGGPTQQGGPVQQGGPVQQSGPVPPGGPNNAAPSGYQGAPGLPGTSTHPGMPMQPGGYPAPGSPGQPVAPGLGGYGAPPAPGYPARQNPSGYPGQPQPGYGYPGQPVPPPGYGYPNQNPAYGDPMRLRPPSPVTGAAAFQPAAKSGKLTWLWIVLGVVVVAGLVVGGILLFGGNDGDSGSDTPTSTAPNIPVGPGGSQTPGPSSSRQPPPSSIPIQPSR, translated from the coding sequence GTGACAGGCGATGTGTCGGGGGACCTCACCGGTCGGCGGCTGGGCAATTACCGCATCGACTCGGTGCTCGGCAAGGGCGGCATGAGCGTGACCTACCAGGCCACCGACGTGCGGCTCGGCCGCAAGGTGGCGCTGAAGGTCATCGGGGACCACCTCGGCACGGACGCCGAGTTCCGCGAACGCTTCGTCGACGAGGCCCGCAACACCTCCGCGATCGACCACGCCAACGTCGTGCCTTTGTACGACTTCGGCGAGCTCGACGGGATGCTCTACATCGCCATGCGGATGGTCGACGGCGGCGACCTCGCCGGCCTGGTCTCCGGCGGTCCGATCGCGCCGTCGCGTGCGCTGACGCTGCTCGACCAGGTGGCCGACGCACTGGACACCCTGCACAACCACGGACTGGTGCACCTCGACGTGAAACCGGCCAACGTGCTGGTCACCAGCCGCGAGACCTCCCGCGAGCACGTGTACGTCGCCGACTTCGGCCTGACCCGCCGTGGCGCGACCGGCCACCGCACCCGCGGCGGTGACTTCCTGGGCTCGCCCACCTACGCCGCCCCCGAGCACCTGCGCGGCGAGCCGCTCGACGGGCGCACCGACCAGTACGCGCTCACCTGCGTGCTTTTCGCCTGCCTGACCGGAAACCCGCCGTTCCGCGGCGACGTGCCGACGGTCATCAAGGGCCATCTCGGCGGAGAACCCCCGTCGGTGTCCCGCGCCGTGGCCCTGCCGCCCGCCGTGGACGAGGTCATCCGCAAGGGCATGGCCAAGAACCCGACCGACCGCTACCCGAACTGCGTGGCGATGATCGCGGCGGCCCGCGTCGCCCTCGGCCCGCTCGCCGGCTCGGACACCCCGCCCGGCCCCGCCGGGCAGCACCCACCGGTCGAGCCCGCGGGCGGCCCGCCGGTCGCCGCCGGTTTCGCCGCGCCAGGTGGTTCGGGCCAGCCGGGTGGGCCGGGGCAGCCGGGTGGGCCCGTTCAGTCCGCTGGTTCCGTTCAGTCCGGTGGCCCGGCCCAGCCGGGCGGACCGACTCAGCAAGGCGGCCCGGTCCAGCAAGGCGGACCGGTCCAGCAGAGTGGTCCGGTCCCGCCAGGTGGTCCGAACAACGCCGCCCCTTCGGGGTACCAAGGCGCTCCCGGTCTGCCCGGCACTTCCACGCACCCCGGCATGCCCATGCAGCCTGGCGGCTACCCCGCGCCCGGCAGTCCCGGCCAGCCCGTGGCTCCCGGCCTCGGCGGATACGGCGCCCCGCCCGCGCCCGGCTACCCGGCGCGGCAGAACCCGTCCGGTTACCCCGGCCAGCCGCAGCCCGGCTACGGCTACCCGGGCCAGCCGGTTCCACCGCCCGGCTACGGCTACCCGAACCAGAACCCGGCCTACGGCGATCCGATGCGGCTGCGTCCGCCGTCACCGGTCACCGGGGCCGCAGCGTTCCAGCCCGCGGCCAAGAGCGGCAAGCTCACCTGGCTGTGGATCGTGCTCGGTGTCGTCGTGGTGGCCGGGCTCGTCGTCGGCGGGATCCTGCTGTTCGGCGGGAACGACGGGGACAGTGGCAGCGACACCCCCACTTCGACCGCGCCGAACATCCCGGTCGGTCCCGGCGGTTCACAGACGCCAGGGCCGTCGTCCTCGCGGCAGCCACCGCCCTCGTCGATTCCGATCCAGCCGAGCCGCTGA
- the groL gene encoding chaperonin GroEL (60 kDa chaperone family; promotes refolding of misfolded polypeptides especially under stressful conditions; forms two stacked rings of heptamers to form a barrel-shaped 14mer; ends can be capped by GroES; misfolded proteins enter the barrel where they are refolded when GroES binds): MAKLIAFDEDARRGLERGLNTLAEAVKVTLGPRGRNVVLEKKWGAPTITNDGVSIAKEIELEDPWEKIGAELVKEVAKKTDDVAGDGTTTATVLAQALVREGLRNVAAGADPIGLKRGIESAVEAITEQLHKAAVQIETKEQIAATASISAADRTIGELIAEALDKVGKEGVVTVEESNTFGLELELTEGMRFDKGYISGYFVTDPERQESELEDPYVLLFGSKISNVKDVLPLLEKVIQSGKPLLIIAEDVEGEALATLVVNKIRGTFKSVAVKAPGFGDRRKAILQDIAILTGGQVISEEVGLSLDKADLSWLGRARKAVITKDETTIVEGAGDADQIQGRVNQIRAEIENSDSDYDREKLQERLAKLAGGVAVIKAGAATEVELKERKHRIEDAVRNAKAAVEEGIVAGGGVALIQAAEAAFAGLKLTGDEATGANIVKVAVEAPLKQIAVNAGLEGGVVAEKVKGLPQGHGLNAATGEYEDLLAAGVPDPTKVTRSALQNAASIAALFLTTEAVVADKPEKASAAPAGDPTGGMGGMDF; encoded by the coding sequence ATGGCCAAACTGATCGCGTTCGACGAGGACGCCCGCCGCGGTCTTGAGCGCGGCTTGAACACCCTCGCCGAAGCCGTCAAGGTGACCCTCGGCCCGCGGGGCCGGAACGTCGTGCTCGAAAAGAAGTGGGGCGCGCCGACGATCACCAACGACGGTGTCTCCATCGCCAAGGAGATCGAGCTCGAGGACCCCTGGGAGAAGATCGGGGCCGAGCTCGTCAAGGAAGTTGCCAAGAAGACCGACGACGTCGCGGGTGACGGCACCACCACCGCCACCGTGCTCGCCCAGGCGCTCGTGCGCGAGGGCCTGCGCAACGTCGCCGCGGGTGCCGACCCGATCGGCCTCAAGCGCGGCATCGAGTCCGCCGTCGAGGCCATCACCGAGCAGCTGCACAAGGCCGCCGTGCAGATCGAGACCAAGGAGCAGATCGCTGCCACCGCCTCGATCTCGGCCGCGGACCGCACCATCGGTGAGCTGATCGCCGAGGCGCTGGACAAGGTCGGCAAGGAAGGCGTCGTCACCGTCGAGGAGTCGAACACCTTCGGGCTCGAGCTCGAGCTGACCGAGGGTATGCGCTTCGACAAGGGCTACATCTCCGGCTACTTCGTCACCGACCCGGAGCGTCAGGAGTCCGAGCTGGAGGACCCGTACGTCCTGCTGTTCGGTTCCAAGATCTCCAACGTCAAGGACGTGCTGCCGCTGCTGGAGAAGGTCATCCAGTCCGGCAAGCCGCTGCTGATCATCGCCGAGGACGTCGAGGGCGAGGCCCTGGCCACCCTGGTCGTCAACAAGATCCGCGGCACCTTCAAGTCCGTGGCCGTCAAGGCCCCTGGCTTCGGTGACCGCCGCAAGGCCATCCTGCAGGACATCGCGATCCTGACCGGTGGCCAGGTCATCTCGGAAGAGGTCGGCCTCAGCCTGGACAAGGCCGACCTGTCGTGGCTGGGCCGGGCCCGCAAGGCCGTCATCACCAAGGACGAGACCACCATCGTCGAGGGTGCCGGCGACGCGGACCAGATCCAGGGCCGGGTCAACCAGATCCGCGCGGAGATCGAGAACTCGGACTCCGACTACGACCGGGAGAAGCTGCAGGAGCGGCTCGCGAAGCTGGCCGGCGGCGTGGCCGTCATCAAGGCCGGCGCCGCGACCGAGGTCGAGCTGAAGGAGCGCAAGCACCGCATCGAGGACGCGGTGCGCAACGCCAAGGCCGCTGTGGAAGAGGGCATCGTCGCCGGCGGTGGCGTGGCCCTGATCCAGGCTGCCGAGGCCGCGTTCGCGGGCCTGAAGCTGACCGGTGACGAGGCCACCGGCGCCAACATCGTCAAGGTTGCCGTCGAGGCCCCGCTCAAGCAGATCGCGGTCAACGCCGGCCTCGAGGGCGGCGTCGTGGCGGAGAAGGTCAAGGGCCTGCCGCAGGGCCACGGCCTGAACGCCGCCACCGGCGAGTACGAGGACCTGCTCGCGGCCGGCGTGCCGGACCCGACCAAGGTCACCCGTTCCGCGCTGCAGAACGCCGCGTCCATCGCGGCGCTGTTCCTGACCACCGAGGCGGTCGTCGCCGACAAGCCGGAGAAGGCCTCGGCCGCTCCGGCCGGCGACCCGACCGGCGGCATGGGTGGCATGGACTTCTGA
- a CDS encoding PspC domain-containing protein: MTNPTDTTYQPQTKKLHRSRTDRMITGVCGGWADYLGVDPAMVRIATVAATVLSAGVMIPVYLAAVFLTPEAGA, from the coding sequence ATGACGAACCCGACGGACACCACCTACCAGCCGCAGACCAAGAAGCTCCACCGCAGCCGGACCGACCGGATGATCACCGGGGTCTGCGGCGGATGGGCCGACTACCTCGGCGTGGACCCGGCGATGGTCCGCATCGCCACGGTCGCCGCCACCGTGCTTTCCGCCGGGGTGATGATCCCGGTGTACCTCGCCGCCGTCTTCCTGACCCCCGAGGCCGGGGCCTGA
- a CDS encoding transporter substrate-binding domain-containing protein, whose translation MKIVALVVVLLAVFGVAAASATGRGEPGRPAAVLARGELRVCSTGDYRPFTYRDPAGRWSGIDVDLAGDLAHRLGVRPTLVQTTWAQLAHDVGSRCDLAMGGISVTAERARLATYSTSYQRDGKTPITRCADVARFGTPEQIDRPEVRVVVNPGGTNEKYVRTQLRRATVVPYPDNNTIFGELLAGRADLMITDASETRWQARQHPQLCAVHPDHPFTDDEKAYLLPRNPGPLLDYVNGWLRAIREDGTYAAVTQRWFG comes from the coding sequence ATGAAGATCGTCGCGCTCGTGGTCGTGCTGCTGGCCGTGTTCGGTGTCGCGGCGGCGTCCGCGACCGGGCGCGGCGAACCCGGCCGGCCCGCCGCCGTGCTCGCCCGCGGCGAACTGCGCGTGTGCAGTACCGGGGATTACCGGCCGTTCACCTACCGCGATCCGGCCGGACGGTGGAGCGGTATCGACGTCGACCTGGCCGGCGACCTCGCGCACCGGCTCGGAGTCCGGCCCACCCTGGTCCAGACCACCTGGGCGCAGCTCGCCCACGACGTCGGAAGCCGCTGTGACCTCGCGATGGGCGGGATCTCGGTCACGGCGGAGCGGGCGCGGCTGGCCACCTACAGCACGTCCTACCAACGCGACGGCAAGACGCCGATCACGCGCTGCGCGGACGTGGCACGATTCGGGACGCCGGAGCAGATCGATCGCCCGGAGGTTCGCGTCGTGGTCAATCCTGGTGGTACCAACGAAAAGTACGTGCGCACGCAGCTGCGGCGAGCCACTGTCGTGCCGTATCCGGACAACAACACGATCTTCGGTGAGCTGCTCGCCGGTCGGGCCGACCTGATGATCACCGACGCGTCCGAGACGCGCTGGCAGGCCCGGCAGCATCCGCAGCTGTGCGCAGTGCACCCGGACCATCCGTTCACCGACGACGAGAAGGCCTACCTGCTGCCGCGAAATCCCGGGCCACTGCTGGACTACGTGAACGGATGGCTGCGCGCGATCCGGGAGGACGGGACATACGCCGCGGTCACCCAGCGCTGGTTCGGCTGA
- a CDS encoding o-succinylbenzoate synthase — MQVYALPLRNRFRDITVREGVLLHGPAGWGEFCPFADYSDTESVPWLAAAVEASDRGWPAPVRDRIEVNTTVPIVAPERAHELVLASGCRTAKVKVADKRATLAEDCARLAAVREALGPSGAIRVDANAAWDVDTAVHALGELDRAAGGLEYAEQPCPTIDDLAAVRRRVSVRIAADESIRRAEDPLKVAVAGAADVAVLKVAPLGGVRRALEVAEACGLPCVVSSAVETSVGLAAGLALAGALPRLDFACGLGTMSLLQGDVSTTTLSPVDGYLPVLTQAPEPDAYAPFAASPEVRQAWQDRLARVRAEFRRAPR; from the coding sequence ATGCAGGTCTACGCGCTGCCGCTGCGCAACCGATTCCGGGACATCACCGTGCGTGAGGGCGTGCTGCTCCACGGGCCCGCCGGATGGGGAGAATTCTGCCCGTTCGCGGACTACTCGGACACCGAGAGCGTGCCCTGGCTCGCCGCCGCCGTCGAAGCGAGCGACCGGGGTTGGCCGGCCCCGGTCCGGGACCGGATCGAGGTGAACACGACAGTCCCGATCGTGGCGCCCGAACGTGCCCACGAGCTGGTGCTCGCCTCCGGCTGCCGCACGGCGAAGGTCAAAGTCGCGGACAAGCGCGCCACGCTCGCCGAGGACTGCGCCCGCCTGGCGGCGGTCCGCGAAGCGCTCGGCCCGTCCGGCGCGATCCGGGTGGACGCGAACGCGGCCTGGGACGTGGACACCGCCGTGCACGCCCTCGGCGAACTGGACCGGGCGGCCGGCGGCCTGGAATACGCCGAGCAGCCCTGCCCCACGATCGACGACCTCGCCGCCGTCCGCCGCCGGGTTTCCGTGCGCATCGCGGCCGACGAGTCGATCCGGCGGGCCGAAGACCCGCTGAAAGTGGCCGTCGCCGGAGCGGCCGACGTCGCCGTGCTCAAGGTCGCGCCGCTGGGCGGGGTGCGCCGCGCCCTCGAGGTCGCCGAAGCGTGCGGGCTGCCGTGCGTGGTGTCTTCGGCGGTGGAGACCAGTGTGGGGCTGGCGGCCGGGCTGGCCCTCGCGGGCGCCTTGCCGCGGCTCGATTTCGCCTGCGGTCTCGGCACAATGTCGTTGCTGCAGGGGGATGTCAGCACGACCACGCTGTCTCCTGTGGACGGTTACCTCCCGGTGCTGACCCAGGCGCCGGAGCCGGACGCGTACGCCCCGTTCGCCGCGTCTCCCGAGGTGCGGCAGGCTTGGCAGGACCGGCTGGCGCGGGTACGAGCCGAGTTCCGCCGAGCGCCGCGGTGA
- a CDS encoding AfsR/SARP family transcriptional regulator — MDFRVLGPAEVLAGDQVVPLGGSRPLIVLTGLLLRANRLVSVDLLSHWLWTDDQRRSKGALQTYVLRLRRALGEGVSIRTERGGYLLEVDENAVDLLRFRQFTGRGRAAAERGEHRRAAELFEDALAEWRGPALQNVESDALHREEAGQLAEERARVREQWAEALLSVGEYDAIVPELSRLTREHPLRERPHEQLMLALFRAGRQAEALDTYQRISAVLAEELGLDPGAGLQRAHRLVLGGDDATRYRPAVEPQVPHQLPADLRAFAGRTAALKTLRALVPEALDEGTSTPIASVEGLGGQGKTTLSVHFAHQIADRFSGGQVFLDLRGFGAGDPLDPLAALEAMLTALGVPADRIPCGLDERAATWRTHTAGRRLIVVLDNANSSEQVRPLVPGPGCLVVATSRLQLRGLAATHGVRRIALSELDDEEAVELLASAVGVERVRADPAAAERFVRYCGGLPLAIRILAVRLAQFPDLPLDEFVAALPAEHGRLGTFDLGDGDETNIRVVFSCSYRALPAPAARLLRLLGLPVVPVFDVDTAVVLAGRTGKETREALGALVSAHLLAQPKPGQYRFHDLIREYAFELSYQVDSAEERAAACGRLLDWYLVTARNAAWAMRPDRFQDSLGIEDLRGGLEFADYHEGLAWFSAEHENLVSVVNWSFRIQQYAHCWKVAWLLFTYFAGRGRVDEWRAVHEVALRATRDSGDRAGEAAILNGLGVIDAVVRDYPSARRHLEEALAVQQELGSLRGEARARYNLSQSAHDLEDFPAAYRHGMRALEIARELRLDGFETNVLRALGDLCATMGDHPQALSLAEEALSLVPPENPRIGRFALTTRARALLGLGRHTEGIECMSEAVDMFFAMDEEYEAADVLSDLGSAHLSQGRPAAARDCWLRSVRLLTTLSHPDADTVRAKLATLVGG; from the coding sequence ATGGACTTCCGGGTGCTCGGCCCGGCCGAGGTGCTGGCCGGCGACCAGGTGGTGCCGCTGGGCGGCAGCCGCCCGCTGATCGTGCTCACCGGGCTCCTGCTGCGGGCCAACCGGCTCGTCTCGGTCGACCTGCTGAGCCACTGGCTGTGGACCGACGACCAGCGTCGTTCGAAGGGCGCTTTGCAGACGTACGTGCTGCGGTTGCGCCGCGCGCTCGGTGAGGGCGTCTCGATCCGCACCGAGCGTGGCGGATACCTGCTCGAAGTCGACGAAAACGCGGTGGACCTGCTGCGTTTCCGGCAGTTCACCGGACGGGGCCGCGCGGCCGCCGAGCGTGGTGAACACCGGCGGGCGGCCGAGTTGTTCGAGGACGCGCTGGCCGAATGGCGCGGGCCGGCACTGCAGAACGTCGAATCGGACGCCTTGCACCGGGAGGAAGCGGGCCAGCTCGCCGAGGAGCGCGCGCGGGTGCGCGAACAGTGGGCCGAAGCGCTGCTGTCGGTCGGCGAGTACGACGCGATCGTGCCGGAGCTGAGCCGGCTGACCAGGGAACATCCGTTGCGCGAACGCCCGCACGAGCAGTTGATGCTCGCCCTGTTCCGCGCCGGGCGGCAGGCCGAGGCGCTGGACACCTACCAGCGGATCAGCGCCGTGCTGGCCGAGGAGCTGGGCCTCGATCCCGGCGCCGGACTGCAGCGTGCTCACCGGCTCGTACTGGGCGGGGACGATGCCACGCGCTACCGGCCGGCGGTCGAACCGCAGGTGCCCCACCAGCTGCCGGCGGACCTTCGTGCGTTCGCCGGGCGGACCGCGGCGTTGAAGACGTTGCGCGCGTTGGTGCCCGAGGCGCTCGACGAAGGTACGTCCACTCCGATTGCCTCGGTGGAAGGCCTTGGCGGGCAGGGGAAGACGACGCTGTCCGTGCACTTCGCACACCAGATCGCGGACCGGTTCTCCGGCGGTCAGGTGTTTCTGGATCTGCGTGGTTTCGGTGCCGGTGATCCGCTGGATCCGCTCGCGGCCCTGGAGGCGATGCTCACCGCGCTCGGGGTGCCCGCCGACCGGATTCCGTGCGGTCTCGACGAGCGGGCGGCGACCTGGCGCACGCACACCGCGGGCCGGCGGCTGATCGTGGTGCTGGACAACGCGAACAGCTCGGAGCAGGTGCGTCCGCTGGTGCCAGGACCGGGCTGCCTTGTCGTGGCCACCAGCCGGCTGCAGCTGCGCGGTCTCGCCGCCACGCACGGTGTCCGGCGCATCGCACTGTCCGAATTGGACGACGAAGAAGCGGTGGAGCTGCTCGCGTCGGCAGTCGGTGTCGAGCGGGTGAGAGCGGATCCGGCCGCGGCGGAGCGGTTCGTGCGGTACTGCGGCGGGTTGCCGCTGGCGATCCGGATCCTCGCCGTGCGGCTGGCGCAGTTCCCGGACCTTCCGCTGGATGAGTTCGTCGCTGCCCTGCCGGCGGAACACGGCCGCCTCGGCACGTTCGACCTGGGGGACGGGGACGAGACGAACATCCGTGTGGTGTTCTCCTGTTCGTACCGGGCTTTGCCGGCACCCGCAGCCAGACTGTTGCGGCTGCTGGGGTTGCCGGTGGTTCCGGTGTTCGATGTGGACACTGCCGTCGTGCTCGCGGGCCGGACGGGCAAGGAGACCCGGGAGGCGCTGGGCGCGCTCGTCTCCGCGCATCTGCTCGCCCAGCCGAAGCCGGGGCAGTACCGGTTCCACGACTTGATCCGGGAGTACGCGTTCGAACTGTCGTACCAAGTGGACAGTGCCGAGGAGCGCGCCGCCGCGTGCGGACGGCTGCTCGACTGGTACCTGGTGACCGCGCGGAACGCGGCCTGGGCGATGCGGCCGGACCGGTTCCAGGACAGCCTGGGGATCGAGGATCTGCGTGGTGGTCTGGAATTCGCTGACTATCACGAGGGTCTTGCCTGGTTCTCCGCGGAGCACGAGAACCTGGTTTCGGTGGTGAACTGGTCGTTCCGGATCCAGCAGTACGCGCATTGCTGGAAGGTGGCGTGGCTGCTCTTCACCTATTTCGCCGGCCGCGGCCGGGTCGACGAGTGGCGTGCGGTGCACGAGGTGGCCCTGCGTGCGACCCGCGACTCCGGCGATCGCGCTGGGGAAGCGGCGATCCTCAATGGACTGGGCGTGATCGACGCGGTCGTCCGCGACTACCCGTCGGCGCGGCGTCATCTGGAAGAAGCCCTTGCCGTGCAACAGGAACTCGGGTCCCTGCGAGGCGAGGCACGGGCTCGTTACAACCTCTCGCAAAGCGCACACGACCTGGAGGACTTCCCCGCCGCGTATCGGCATGGCATGCGCGCCCTGGAGATCGCCCGCGAACTGCGCCTGGACGGCTTCGAGACGAACGTATTGCGCGCCCTGGGCGACCTGTGCGCGACGATGGGTGACCATCCGCAAGCTCTGTCGCTGGCGGAGGAAGCGCTGTCGCTCGTTCCGCCGGAAAACCCGCGCATCGGCCGCTTCGCGCTCACCACGCGCGCCAGGGCGCTGCTGGGGCTGGGCCGGCACACGGAGGGTATCGAGTGCATGTCCGAGGCAGTGGACATGTTCTTCGCGATGGACGAGGAGTACGAGGCCGCGGACGTCCTGTCGGACCTCGGAAGCGCCCACCTGAGCCAAGGCCGCCCCGCCGCCGCCCGCGATTGCTGGCTGCGCTCGGTCCGCCTGCTGACCACCCTGTCCCACCCGGACGCGGACACCGTACGAGCGAAACTGGCCACCTTGGTGGGCGGCTGA
- a CDS encoding DUF72 domain-containing protein: protein MRRTSARLGQPSQALVRLSGTRPRGRVYRNRPRGKTRRGKAVVAIADIRVGTSGWRYPPWRKQFYPEGLAQRRELEYLSRRLNSVEINGSFYSLQAPGSYRAWHDETPSGFLFAVKGGRFITHLKQLRDVETALANFYASGVLALGDKLGPFLWQLPARLAFDPDRVATFLAGLPRTTTEAAALGAGHDDKLKHAPFLDPGTERPLRHALEVRHPSFVTGEALALLREHRVALVTADTAGRWPYREDQTTDFSYVRLHGATELYASGYPESELRDWAAKITEWHDRGHRAVHVYFDNDIKAEAPHNAHTLTRLLDLAVPERGEPRTQ, encoded by the coding sequence ATGAGACGGACGTCCGCGCGGCTGGGACAGCCGTCCCAAGCTCTGGTTCGACTGTCCGGAACCCGGCCGCGCGGTCGCGTTTACCGCAACCGTCCGCGCGGGAAAACCCGCCGGGGGAAGGCGGTGGTCGCGATCGCGGACATACGGGTCGGCACATCCGGATGGCGTTACCCACCGTGGCGCAAGCAGTTCTACCCCGAGGGCCTGGCGCAGCGACGCGAGCTGGAATACCTGTCGCGGCGGCTGAACTCCGTGGAGATCAACGGCTCGTTCTATTCACTCCAAGCACCGGGGAGTTACCGCGCGTGGCACGACGAAACTCCCTCCGGGTTTCTGTTCGCGGTCAAGGGCGGGCGGTTCATCACGCACCTCAAGCAGCTGCGTGACGTCGAAACCGCGCTCGCGAACTTCTACGCCTCCGGGGTGCTCGCGCTCGGGGACAAGCTCGGGCCGTTCCTGTGGCAACTGCCCGCGCGGCTCGCGTTCGACCCGGACCGGGTCGCCACGTTTCTCGCCGGCCTGCCCCGCACCACCACGGAAGCGGCCGCCCTCGGTGCGGGCCACGACGACAAGCTGAAACACGCGCCCTTCCTGGACCCCGGCACGGAACGCCCGCTCCGGCACGCTCTCGAGGTGCGGCACCCGAGTTTCGTCACCGGCGAAGCCCTCGCACTCCTGCGCGAACACCGGGTCGCACTCGTCACCGCGGACACCGCCGGCCGGTGGCCCTACCGAGAGGACCAGACCACCGACTTCAGCTACGTCCGCCTGCACGGCGCCACCGAACTGTACGCAAGCGGGTACCCGGAGTCCGAACTACGCGACTGGGCAGCGAAAATCACCGAGTGGCACGACCGAGGTCACCGCGCCGTCCACGTGTACTTCGACAACGACATCAAAGCCGAAGCACCGCACAACGCACACACACTCACCCGTCTGCTCGATCTCGCGGTCCCCGAAAGAGGTGAACCCCGCACACAGTGA
- a CDS encoding DUF4253 domain-containing protein, which yields MTIAPFHPTGVAVPPVQTLPPGRWHGRIWVSDEPLARPQRYLECVAEFGRSGLWPVLVPFDQRFAARGEDWLDDRGRLAPAGHRVGSVDPEAVLARWWDASCCDGACLRPFGAQFPGLARRSHRRCDPLAEAGNTGTVLAGRSPHRLGLVQAERPADLPALIGWTGMIKSTDRVAELSAVLRSWEDRFGATLVTLGFDALELSVSAPPRTQARALTVAAEHRAFSLPTYLAQPGNLREYASTLVHTRRWRFSWA from the coding sequence ATGACGATCGCACCGTTCCACCCCACCGGCGTCGCGGTCCCGCCGGTCCAGACGTTGCCGCCCGGGCGGTGGCACGGCCGGATCTGGGTCTCCGACGAGCCACTCGCGCGGCCCCAGCGATACCTCGAGTGCGTCGCGGAATTCGGCCGGTCCGGGTTGTGGCCGGTGCTGGTCCCGTTCGACCAGCGGTTCGCCGCGCGGGGTGAGGACTGGCTCGACGACCGGGGCCGGCTCGCGCCCGCCGGGCACCGCGTCGGTTCCGTGGATCCCGAGGCCGTCCTCGCGCGATGGTGGGACGCATCTTGTTGCGACGGTGCCTGCCTGCGCCCGTTCGGCGCCCAGTTCCCCGGCCTCGCCCGGCGTTCGCACCGCCGATGCGATCCGCTCGCCGAGGCCGGCAACACCGGCACCGTGCTCGCCGGGCGCTCGCCACATCGGCTCGGTCTGGTCCAGGCCGAGCGGCCGGCCGACCTCCCCGCGCTGATCGGCTGGACAGGCATGATCAAGTCCACCGACCGGGTCGCCGAACTGTCCGCCGTGCTCCGCAGCTGGGAGGACCGCTTCGGTGCCACGCTCGTCACGCTCGGTTTCGATGCACTCGAGCTGTCCGTCTCCGCCCCGCCGCGCACGCAGGCCCGCGCGCTCACCGTCGCAGCCGAGCACCGCGCGTTCAGTTTGCCGACCTACCTCGCCCAGCCCGGCAACCTGCGGGAGTACGCGAGCACTCTGGTCCACACCCGGCGCTGGCGGTTCTCGTGGGCGTGA